The following are encoded in a window of Bradyrhizobium guangdongense genomic DNA:
- a CDS encoding amino acid ABC transporter permease gives MGYTLDFSVVWHAMPALLWGCVGTLGLALAGMTLAMLIGIAGVAARDAGAAWLRAIVIGFVEIVRNTPFLVQIFFLFFALPLVGLKLNPTATAIIALGVNGGAYAIEIIRGGVQSIHKGQVEAGYALGLHKGQVFRFIVLKPALRAIYPSLTGQFIMLTLTSSICSAVSAYELTSVAQRIESDTFRSFEVYFSVTFLYLAISWLLMLGFAVVSHRFFSYPTR, from the coding sequence ATGGGCTATACGCTCGATTTCTCCGTGGTTTGGCACGCGATGCCCGCGCTGCTGTGGGGGTGCGTCGGTACGTTGGGCCTGGCGCTTGCCGGAATGACGCTCGCAATGCTGATCGGCATCGCCGGCGTCGCGGCGCGCGATGCGGGGGCGGCCTGGTTGCGGGCCATCGTGATCGGCTTCGTCGAGATCGTGCGCAATACGCCTTTCCTGGTGCAGATCTTCTTTCTGTTCTTTGCGCTGCCGCTCGTCGGATTGAAGCTCAATCCGACCGCCACCGCCATCATCGCGCTCGGCGTCAATGGCGGCGCCTACGCCATCGAGATCATCCGCGGCGGGGTGCAATCCATTCACAAGGGACAGGTCGAGGCGGGCTACGCGCTCGGCCTGCACAAAGGACAGGTCTTCCGCTTCATCGTGCTCAAGCCCGCGCTTCGCGCGATCTACCCCTCGCTCACCGGGCAGTTCATCATGCTGACGCTGACTTCGTCGATCTGTTCGGCGGTGTCGGCTTACGAATTGACGTCGGTTGCGCAGCGCATCGAAAGCGACACGTTCCGCAGCTTCGAGGTCTATTTCTCCGTCACCTTCCTCTACCTCGCGATTTCCTGGCTGCTGATGCTGGGTTTTGCGGTCGTCTCCCACCGCTTCTTCTCATATCCGACACGCTGA